The Bubalus bubalis isolate 160015118507 breed Murrah chromosome 1, NDDB_SH_1, whole genome shotgun sequence genome includes a region encoding these proteins:
- the LOC102401571 gene encoding LOW QUALITY PROTEIN: V-type proton ATPase subunit E 1-like (The sequence of the model RefSeq protein was modified relative to this genomic sequence to represent the inferred CDS: inserted 1 base in 1 codon) codes for MALSDAYVQKQIKHMMAFIEQEANAKAEEIDAKAEEEFNIEKVRLVQTQRLKIMEYYEKKEKQIEQQKKIQMSNLMNQARLKVLRARDDLITDLLNEAKQRLSKVVEDTTRYQVLLDGLVLQGLYQLLEPRMIIRCRKQDFPLVKXAVQKAIPLYKVATKRDVDVQIDQEAYLPKEIAGGVEIYNGDRKIKVSNTLESRLDLIAQQMMPEVQGALFGANANRKFLD; via the exons ATGGCCCTCAGCGATGCCTACGTGCAGAAGCAGATTAAGCACATGATGGCTTTTATTGAACAAGAAGCCAATGCGAAAGCAGAAGAAATTGATGCAAAGGCAGAAGAAGAGTTCAACATTGAGAAAGTTCGTCTTGTCCAAACCCAGAGACTGAAGATTATGGAATattatgagaagaaagaaaagcagattgAGCAGCAGAAGAAAATTCAGATGTCCAATTTGATGAATCAAGCGAGGCTCAAAGTCCTCAGAGCGAGAGATGACCTTATCACAGACCTACTAAATGAAGCAAAACAGAGACTCAGCAAAGTGGTAGAAGATACAACCAGGTACCAAGTGCTGCTGGATGGACTGGTCCTCCAGGGTTTGTACCAGTTGCTGGAGCCCCGGATGATCATTCGCTGCAGGAAACAGGATTTCCCTCTGGTGA CTGCAGTGCAAAAAGCAATCCCCCTGTACAAAGTTGCAACCAAAAGAGACGTTGATGTCCAGATTGACCAGGAGGCCTACCTGCCCAAGGAGATAGCCGGCGGTGTTGAGATCTATAATGGGGACCGCAAGATCAAGGTGTCCAACACACTTGAAAGTCGGCTGGACCTCATAGCCCAGCAGATGATGCCCGAAGTGCAGGGAGCCTTGTTTGGTGCAAATGCCAACAGGAAGTTTTTGGACTAA